The Procambarus clarkii isolate CNS0578487 chromosome 37, FALCON_Pclarkii_2.0, whole genome shotgun sequence genome window below encodes:
- the LOC138371885 gene encoding uncharacterized protein, with the protein MSTRNVEGAVENDRENSPPTVQSTRRTPHQQFRPPGELPTNSSDHQENSPPTVQTTRRTPHQQFRRPGELPTNSSDHQENSPPTVQTTRRTPHQQFRPPGELPTNSSDHQENSPPTVQTTRRTPTNSSDHQENSPPTVQTTRRTPHQQFRPPGELPTNSSDHQENSPPTVQTTRRTPHQQFRPPGELPTNSSDHQENSPPTVQTTGRTPHQQFRRPGELPTNSSDDRENSPPTVQTTGRTPHQQFRPPGELPTNSSDHQENSPPTVQTTRRTPHQQFRPPGELPPTVQTTRRTPHQQFRPPGELPTNSSDHQENSPPTVQTTRRTPHQQFRPPGELPPTVQTTRRTPHQQFRPPGELPTNSSDHQENSPPTVQTTRRTPHQQFRPPGELPTNSSDHQENSPPTVQTTRRTPHQQFRPPGELPTNSSDHRENSPPTVQTTRRTPHQQFRPPGELPTNSSDHQENSPPTVQTTRRTPHQQFRPPGELPTNSSDHQENSPPTQGAKVLLTNTLHFLGSTGHE; encoded by the coding sequence ATGAGTACGAGAAATGTAGAGGGAGCAGTGGAGAACGACCGGGAGAACTCCCCACCAACAGTTCAGTCGACCAGGAGAACTCCCCACCAACAGTTCAGACCACCAGGAGAACTCCCCACCAACAGTTCAGACCACCAGGAGAACTCCCCACCAACAGTTCAGACCACCAGGAGAACTCCCCACCAACAGTTCAGACGACCGGGAGAACTCCCCACCAACAGTTCAGACCACCAGGAGAACTCCCCACCAACAGTTCAGACCACCAGGAGAACTCCCCACCAACAGTTCAGACCACCAGGAGAACTCCCCACCAACAGTTCAGACCACCAGGAGAACTCCCCACCAACAGTTCAGACCACCAGGAGAACTCCCACCAACAGTTCAGACCACCAGGAGAACTCCCCACCAACAGTTCAGACCACCAGGAGAACTCCCCACCAACAGTTCAGACCACCAGGAGAACTCCCCACCAACAGTTCAGACCACCAGGAGAACTCCCCACCAACAGTTCAGACCACCAGGAGAACTCCCCACCAACAGTTCAGACCACCAGGAGAACTCCCCACCAACAGTTCAGACCACCAGGAGAACTCCCCACCAACAGTTCAGACCACCGGGAGAACTCCCCACCAACAGTTCAGACGACCGGGAGAACTCCCCACCAACAGTTCAGACGACCGGGAGAACTCCCCACCAACAGTTCAGACGACCGGGAGAACTCCCCACCAACAGTTCAGACCACCAGGAGAACTCCCCACCAACAGTTCAGACCACCAGGAGAACTCCCCACCAACAGTTCAGACCACCAGGAGAACTCCCCACCAACAGTTCAGACCACCAGGAGAACTCCCACCAACAGTTCAGACCACCAGGAGAACTCCCCACCAACAGTTCAGACCACCAGGAGAACTCCCCACCAACAGTTCAGACCACCAGGAGAACTCCCCACCAACAGTTCAGACCACCAGGAGAACTCCCCACCAACAGTTCAGACCACCAGGAGAACTCCCACCAACAGTTCAGACCACCAGGAGAACTCCCCACCAACAGTTCAGACCACCAGGAGAACTCCCCACCAACAGTTCAGACCACCAGGAGAACTCCCCACCAACAGTTCAGACCACCAGGAGAACTCCCCACCAACAGTTCAGACCACCAGGAGAACTCCCCACCAACAGTTCAGACCACCAGGAGAACTCCCCACCAACAGTTCAGACCACCAGGAGAACTCCCCACCAACAGTTCAGACCACCGGGAGAACTCCCCACCAACAGTTCAGACCACCGGGAGAACTCCCCACCAACAGTTCAGACCACCAGGAGAACTCCCCACCAACAGTTCAGACCACCAGGAGAACTCCCCACCAACAGTTCAGACCACCAGGAGAACTCCCCACCAACAGTTCAGACCACCAGGAGAACTCCCCACCAACAGTTCAGACCACCAGGAGAACTCCCCACCAACAGTTCAGACCACCAGGAGAACTCCCCACCAACACAAGGGGCCAAAGTACTCCTCACCAATACACTCCATTTTCTTGGCTCGACTGGACACGAATAA
- the LOC138371886 gene encoding collagen alpha-1(I) chain-like produces MLTTGAGGLQQVPGASSRCRGPPAGAGGFQQVPGASSRCRGPPAGAGGLQQVPGASSRCRGPPAGAGDLQQVLGASSRCRGSPAGAGGLQQVLGASSRCRGPPAGAGGPPGGAVGLQQVPWASSRCRGPPAGAVGLQQVPWASSRCRGPPAGAVGLQQVPWASSRCRGPPASAVGLQQVPGASRRCRGASRRCRGPPAGAVGLQQVPWASRGAVGLQQVPGGLQEVPWVSSRCRGPPAGAVGLQQVPWASSRCRGPPAGAGGPPGGAVGLQQVPWASSRCRGPPAGAGGLQQVPGASRRCRGPPAGAGGPPAGAGGPPAGAGGLQQVPGASSRCRGPPAGAGGLQQVPGASSRCRGPPAGAVDLQQVPGGLQQVPWASSRCRGPPAGAGGLQQVPGASSRCRGPPAGAGGLQQVPGGSSRCRGPPAGARGLQQVPWASSRCRGASSRCRGPPAGAVGLQQVPWASSRCRGSPAGAVGLQQVPGTSSRCRGPSAGAGASSRCRGPPAGAGDLQQVPWTSSRCREPPAGAVDLQQVPGASSRCRGPPAGAGDLQQVPWTSSRCRGPPAGAVGLQQVPWASSRCRGPPAGAGDLQQVPWASSRCRGPPEGAVGLQQVPGASSRCRGPPAGAGDLQQVPWTSSRCRGPPAGAVGLQQVPWASSRCRGPPAGAVGLQQVPGTSSRCRGPPAGAGDLQKVPWALHQVPGASSRCRGPPAGAVGLQQASSEREGASHGWRGQLAGCHSCIVPHSCYINVPIGGRGEGEGEGEGEERERERREARRATGRVAELKRAKDGKERREHVPFRPQETWTE; encoded by the coding sequence atgCTGACCACCGGTGCTGGGGGCCTCCAGCAGGTGCCGGGGGCCTCCAGCAGGTGCCGGGGACCTCCAGCAGGTGCTGGGGGCTTCCAGCAGGTGCCGGGGGCCTCCAGCAGGTGCCGGGGGCCTCCAGCAGGTGCTGGGGGCCTCCAGCAGGTGCCGGGGGCCTCCAGCAGGTGCCGGGGGCCTCCAGCAGGTGCCGGGGACCTCCAGCAGGTGCTGGGGGCCTCCAGCAGGTGCCGGGGATCTCCAGCAGGTGCCGGGGGCCTCCAGCAGGTGCTGGGGGCCTCCAGCAGGTGCCGTGGGCCTCCAGCAGGTGCCGGGGGGCCTCCAGGAGGTGCCGTGGGCCTCCAGCAGGTGCCGTGGGCCTCCAGCAGGTGCCGTGGGCCTCCAGCAGGTGCCGTGGGCCTCCAGCAGGTGCCGTGGGCCTCCAGCAGGTGCCGGGGGCCTCCAGCAGGTGCCGTGGGCCTCCAGCAGGTGCCGTGGGCCTCCAGCAGGTGCCGTGGGCCTCCAGCAAGTGCCGTGGGCCTCCAGCAGGTGCCGGGAGCCTCCAGGAGGTGCCGGGGGGCCTCCAGGAGGTGCCGTGGGCCTCCAGCAGGTGCCGTGGGCCTCCAGCAGGTGCCGTGGGCCTCCAGAGGTGCCGTGGGCCTCCAGCAGGTGCCGGGGGGCCTCCAGGAGGTGCCGTGGGTCTCCAGCAGGTGCCGTGGGCCTCCAGCAGGTGCCGTGGGCCTCCAGCAGGTGCCGTGGGCCTCCAGCAGGTGCCGGGGGCCTCCAGCAGGTGCCGGGGGGCCTCCAGGAGGTGCCGTGGGCCTCCAGCAGGTGCCGTGGGCCTCCAGCAGGTGCCGGGGACCTCCAGCAGGTGCCGGGGGCCTCCAGCAGGTGCCGGGGGCCTCCAGGAGGTGCCGGGGACCTCCAGCAGGTGCCGGGGGGCCTCCAGCAGGTGCCGGGGGGCCTCCAGCAGGTGCCGGGGGCCTCCAGCAGGTGCCGGGGGCCTCCAGCAGGTGCCGTGGACCTCCGGCAGGTGCCGGGGGCCTCCAGCAGGTGCCGGGGGCCTCCAGCAGGTGCCGTGGGCCTCCAGCAGGTGCCGTGGACCTCCAGCAGGTGCCGGGGGGCCTCCAGCAGGTGCCGTGGGCCTCCAGCAGGTGCCGTGGGCCTCCAGCAGGTGCCGGGGGCCTCCAGCAGGTGCCGGGGGCCTCCAGCAGGTGCCGTGGGCCTCCAGCAGGTGCCGGGGGGCTCCAGCAGGTGCCGGGGGGCTCCAGCAGGTGCCGTGGGCCTCCAGCAGGTGCCAGGGGCCTCCAGCAGGTGCCGTGGGCCTCCAGCAGGTGCCGGGGGGCCTCCAGCAGGTGCCGTGGGCCTCCAGCAGGTGCCGTGGGCCTCCAGCAGGTGCCGTGGGCCTCCAGCAGGTGCCGGGGGTCTCCAGCAGGTGCCGTGGGCCTCCAGCAGGTGCCGGGGACCTCCAGCAGGTGCCGGGGGCCTTCAGCAGGTGCCGGGGCCTCCAGCAGGTGCCGGGGGCCTCCAGCAGGTGCCGGGGACCTCCAGCAGGTGCCGTGGACCTCCAGCAGGTGCCGGGAGCCTCCAGCAGGTGCCGTGGACCTCCAGCAGGTGCCGGGGGCCTCCAGCAGGTGCCGGGGACCTCCAGCAGGTGCCGGGGACCTCCAGCAGGTGCCGTGGACCTCCAGCAGGTGCCGGGGGCCTCCAGCAGGTGCCGTGGGCCTCCAGCAGGTGCCGTGGGCCTCCAGCAGGTGCCGTGGGCCTCCAGCAGGTGCCGGGGACCTCCAGCAGGTGCCGTGGGCCTCCAGCAGGTGCCGGGGACCTCCAGAAGGTGCCGTGGGCCTCCAGCAGGTGCCGGGGGCCTCCAGCAGGTGCCGGGGACCTCCAGCAGGTGCCGGGGACCTCCAGCAGGTGCCGTGGACCTCCAGCAGGTGCCGGGGGCCTCCAGCAGGTGCCGTGGGCCTCCAGCAGGTGCCGTGGGCCTCCAGCAGGTGCCGTGGGCCTCCAGCAGGTGCCGTGGGCCTCCAGCAGGTGCCGGGGACCTCCAGCAGGTGCCGTGGGCCTCCAGCAGGTGCCGGGGACCTCCAGAAGGTGCCGTGGGCCCTCCACCAGGTGCCGGGGGCCTCCAGCAGGTGCCGGGGGCCTCCAGCAGGTGCCGTGGGCCTCCAGCAGGCGTcctcagagagagagggggcgtcCCATGGTTGGCGGGGGCAGTTGGCAGGGTGCCACAGCTGCATTGTGCCGCACTCCTGTTACATAAATGTGCCaataggagggagaggagagggagagggagagggagagggagaggagagggagagggagaggagagaagcaaggagagcaACAGGAAGAGTTGCCGAGTTAAAGAGAGCTAAAGACGGGAAAGAGAGGAGGGAACATGTCCCATTCCGTCCACAAGAGACGTGGACGGAATGA
- the LOC138371888 gene encoding trichohyalin-like gives MRAPGYEDRLRAPGYEDRLRAPEYEDRLRAPEYEDRLRAPGYEDRLRAPGYEDRLRAPGYEDRLRAPEYEDRLRAPEYEDRLRAPEYEDRLRAPGYEDRLRAPGYEDRLRAPEYEDRLRAPEYEDRLRAPEYEDRLRAPVRGQTEGTGVRGQTEGTGYEDRLRAPGYEDRLRAPGYEDRLRAPGYEDRLRAPGYEDRLRAPEYEDRLRAPEYEDRLRAPEYEDRLRAPGYEDRLRAPGYEDRLRAPGYEDRLRAPGYEDRLRAPGYEDRLRAPEYEDRLRAPGYEDRLRAPEYEDRLRAPEYEDRLRAPGYEDRLRAPGYENRLRAPEYEDRLRAPGYEDRLRAPGYEDRLRGPEYEDRLRAPGYEDRLRAPGYEDRLRGPEYEDRLRAPEYEDRLRAPKYEDRLRAPEYEDRQRAPEYEDRLRAPEYENRLRAPEYENRLRAPEYEDRLRAPGYEDRLRGPEYENRLRAPGYEDRLRAPEYEQVRSEGRL, from the exons ATGAGGGCACCGGGGTACGAGGACAGACTGAGAGCACCGGGGTACGAGGACAGACTGAGGGCACCGGAGTACGAGGACAGACTGAGGGCACCGGAGTACGAGGACAGACTGAGGGCACCGGGGTACGAGGACAGACTGAGGGCACCGGGGTACGAGGACAGACTAAGGGCACCGGGGTACGAGGACAGACTGAGGGCACCTGAGTACGAGGACAGACTGAGGGCACCGGAGTACGAGGACAGACTGAGGGCACCGGAGTACGAGGACAGACTGAGGGCACCGGGGTACGAGGACAGACTGAGGGCACCGGGGTACGAGGACAGACTGAGGGCACCTGAGTACGAGGACAGACTGAGGGCACCTGAGTACGAGGACAGACTGAGGGCACCGGAGTACGAGGACAGACTGAGGGCACCGG TACGAGGACAGACTGAGGGCACCGGAGTACGAGGACAGACTGAGGGCACCGGGTACGAGGACAGACTGAGGGCACCGGGGTACGAGGACAGACTGAGGGCACCGGGGTACGAGGACAGACTGAGGGCACCGGGGTACGAGGACAGACTGAGGGCACCGGGGTACGAGGACAGACTAAGGGCACCTGAGTACGAGGACAGACTGAGGGCACCGGAGTACGAGGACAGACTGAGGGCACCGGAGTACGAGGACAGACTGAGGGCACCGGGGTACGAGGACAGACTGAGGGCACCGGGGTACGAGGACAGACTGAGGGCACCGGGGTACGAGGACAGACTAAGGGCACCGGGGTACGAGGACAGACTGAGGGCACCGGGGTACGAGGACAGACTGAGGGCACCGgagtacgaagacagactgaggGCACCGGGGTACGAGGACAGACTGAGGGCACCGGAGTACGAGGACAGACTGAGGGCACCGGAGTACGAGGACAGACTGAGGGCACCGGGGTACGAGGACAGACTGAGGGCACCGGGGTACGAGAACAGACTGAGGGCACCGGAGTACGAGGACAGACTGAGGGCACCGGGGTACGAGGACAGACTAAGGGCACCGGGGTACGAGGACAGACTGAGGGGACCGGAGTACGAGGACAGACTGAGGGCACCGGGGTACGAGGACAGACTAAGGGCACCGGGGTACGAGGACAGACTGAGGGGACCGGAGTACGAGGACAGACTGAGGGCACCGGAATACGAGGACAGACTGAGGGCACCGAAGTACGAAGATAGACTGAGGGCACCGGAGTACGAGGACAGACAGAGGGCACCGGAGTACGAGGACAGACTGAGGGCACCGGAGTACGAGAACAGACTGAGGGCACCGGAGTACGAGAACAGACTGAGGGCACCGGAGTACGAGGACAGACTAAGGGCACCGGGGTACGAGGACAGACTGAGGGGACCGGAGTACGAGAACAGACTGAGGGCACCGGGGTACGAGGACAGACTGAGGGCACCGGAGTACGaacaggtgaggagtgaggggagaCTTTAG